Proteins co-encoded in one Chiroxiphia lanceolata isolate bChiLan1 chromosome 21, bChiLan1.pri, whole genome shotgun sequence genomic window:
- the AJM1 gene encoding LOW QUALITY PROTEIN: apical junction component 1 homolog (The sequence of the model RefSeq protein was modified relative to this genomic sequence to represent the inferred CDS: inserted 2 bases in 2 codons; deleted 4 bases in 4 codons), translated as MTRTDPPDILVSTVYQDIKVATAAPGDSVICQPLAQCDASMSSSLSREPQPFNKRHCRSFDFLESLEELGTPSAMERPCPRPGTPEPTPGPPGRRAPPKQDPYVGRAPVPRSEPKRRARSKSAPRVKSTFTAVPITVAASPPPARRGREVLRVAREPSRPDPSPRRDGPVPLRALANEVHPIKLQPQRSSVSRISPLCLGSNCYEEGPGAKVGASPHVKCRVDIKPDEAVLVHTARSQRAAPNRPEPPRWPRAPGAARSLAVPGSRQASASRTPTPSDSYSGDAPLLPYPAEYYEADPRVLAYQTVPVPASREFREYPDRGCMTFSAAGVPAKFFYAEETARCPXPAMPLRSSGYASYPYPGRHAVPQPFYAEDPAKAAVHTMPPRTLYVEEARGYPVQEAPARPFYGDEPVSMPRAGPLSKTLYAEDARTYPALGSSARLFYAEDYGKYREREVLSRTCPPPRSAQPLHFGDWYCPERATLPYQTLQVSRFTPQQAGREAMFSSWHTSYGVTPPRLGRETQHYSKSWDXILAPVARREEALQRGRSYENLLTQEQHRALSPEERRQPVVINLSSSPKRYAALSLSESSILERVHADGSRGPLGRSWYVTPEITITDNDIRADGLGRSERRSASWDMLDAGQERGPYAVPCAPQPGPRESSSGRQRSLEQLDELITDLVIDYKPAPGHRAGDRDSLAEQLKQLLSSSAPGPPRRGEGRRVPPNVPEGPRPTKEQPGPSSRAGAPRPSPTPLAAGPFEKSPENCSPDLSAEEDDMMMCSNAKCRRTETMFNACLYFKSCHSCYTYYCSRHCRREDWDTHKASCVYGRVGSVCRHVLQFCRENAEVHKAFSRIAKVGYLSRGRGVLFLGFPNAGSAENFLQFGLESLLMSPTYLSLRELDSYSDNLGDYARELRETGNQYDPNECFLLNVTVAVTQKVPERPSPKTQVPTVRKYAKVALASSSPEKKILKKERDMETLILTPPPGTADIDKEGEEGRKAREICFINIQRELRIRGVFLRHEFPAVYEQLCDFVESNKRFTPTTIYPIDKRTGKQFMCMIMAASEPRTLDWVASPNLLDDIM; from the exons ATGACACGAACAGACCCACCTGACATTCTGGTGTCCACAGTGTACCAAGACATCAAAGTGGccactgcagcccctggggaTTCCGTTATCTGTCAGCCCCTGGCACAATGTGACGCCTCCAtgtcctcatccctgtcccGCGAGCCGCAGCCCTTCAACAAGCGCCACTGCAGGAGTTTTGACTTCCTCGAGTCGCTGGAAGAGCTGGGCACCCCCTCGGCCATGGAGCGCCCGTGCCCGCGCCCCGGCACGCCTGAGCCCAcgccggggccgccgggcaGGCGGGCGCCACCGAAGCAAGACCCTTATGTCGGCAGAGCCCCCGTGCCTCGGAGTGAGCCGAAGCGCCGCGCCCGCTCCAAGAGCGCTCCACGGGTGAAGTCCACCTTCACCGCGGTGCCCATTACCGTGGCAGCATCGCCACCGCCGGCCCGGCGCGGGCGGGAGGTGCTGCGGGTGGCACGGGAGCCCTCCCGCCCTGATCCCTCGCCGCGCCGCGACGGCCCGGTGCCGCTGCGGGCGCTGGCCAACGAGGTTCACCCCATCAAACTGCAGCCGCAGCGCAGCAGCGTCAGCCGCATCTCCCCGCTCTGCCTGGGCAGCAACTGCTACGAGGAGGGGCCGGGGGCCAAGGTGGGCGCCAGCCCACACGTCAAGTGCCGGGTGGACATCAAGCCGGACGAGGCGGTGCTGGTGCACACAGCGCGCAGCCAGCGGGCGGCCCCGAACCGCCCGGAGCCGCCACGCTggccccgcgcccccggcgCCGCCCGCAGCCTGGCCGTGCCGGGGAGCCGGCAGGCGTCCGCATCCCGCACACCCACCCCCAGCGACTCCTACAGCGGGGACGCCCCGCTCCTGCCCTACCCCGCTGAGTACTACGAGGCGGATCCCCGGGTGCTGGCGTACCAGACGGTGCCGGTGCCGGCCTCACGGGAATTCAGGGAGTACCCCGACAGGGGCTGCATGACCTTCTCAGCCGCCGGCGTCCCCGCCAAGTTCTTCTACGCGGAGGAGACGGCACGGTGCC GCCCCGCCATGCCCCTCCGTAGCTCCGGCTACGCCAGCTACCCCTACCCCGGCCGCCACGCCGTGCCCCAGCCCTTCTACGCAGAGGACCCGGCCAAGGCTGCCGTCCACACGATGCCGCCCCGGACGTTGTACGTGGAGGAGGCACGGGGTTACCCAGTGCAGGAGGCGCCTGCCCGCCCCTTCTACGGGGATGAGCCCGTTTCTATGCCCCGCGCGGGACCCCTGTCAAAAACCCTCTACGCCGAGGACGCTCGGACATACCCGGCCCTCGGGTCCTCTGCCCGGCTGTTCTACGCCGAGGACTACGGGAAGTACCGGGAGCGGGAGGTGCTGTCGCGGACGTGCCCCCCACCCCGCAGCGCACAGCCGCTGCACTTCGGGGACTGGTACTGTCCCGAGCGGGCCACGCTACCCTACCAAACCCTGCAAGTGTCACGCTTCACCCCGCAA CAGGCCGGGCGCGAGGCCATGTTCTCCTCCTGGCACACCAGCTATGGCGTGACCCCG CCGCGGCTGGGCCGGGAGACCCAGCACTACTCCAAATCCTGGG ACATCCTGGCGCCGGTGGCACGCAGGGAGGAGGCCCTGCAGCGCGGGCGCAGCTATGAGAACCTGCTCACCCAGGAGCAGCACCGTGCCTTATCCCCCGAGGAGCGCCGGCAGCCTGTGGTGATCAACCTGTCGAGCTCACCCAAGCGCTATGCCGCCCTGTCCCTCTCCGAGAGCTCCATCCTTGAGCGGGTGCATGCTGATGGCAGCCGCGGACCCCTGGGCCGCTCCTGGTACGTCACGCCCGAGATCACCATCACTGACAACGACATCCGTGCCGACGGGCTGGGCCGCAGCGAGAGGCGCTCGGCCAGCTGGGACATGCTGGACGCGGGACAGGAGCGTGGGCCCTATGCCGTG CCCTGCGCCCCGCAGCCCGGccccagggagagcagctcagGGCGCCAGCgcagcctggagcagctggacGAGCTGATCACTGACCTTGTCATCGACTACAAGCCAGCGCCAGGCCACCGCGCCGGGGACAGGGATAGTCTCGCCGAGCAGCTcaagcagctcctgagcagcagtGCCCCAGGGCCCCCCCGGCGGGGCGAGGGCAGGCGGGTCCCCCCCAATGTGCCCGAGGGACCCCGACCCACAAAGGAGCAGCCAGGCCCCAGCTCTCGTGCTGGCGCCCCACGGCCCTCGCCCACCCCGCTGGCTGCCGGCCCCTTTGAGAAGTCGCCAGAGAACTGCTCGCCCGACCTGAGCGCAGAGGAGGACGACATGATGATGTGCTCCAATGCCAAGTGCCGGCGCACGGAGACCATGTTCAACGCCTGCCTCTACTTCAAATCGTGCCACAGCTGCTACACCTACTACTGCTCCCGGCACTGCCGGCGCGAGGACTGGGACACGCACAAGGCGAGCTGCGTCTATGGGCGGGTGGGCAGCGTCTGCCGCCATGTCCTGCAGTTCTGCCGGGAGAACGCTGAGGTGCACAAGGCCTTCTCGCGCATTGCCAAGGTCGGATACCTCTCCCGCGGCCGCGGTGTCCTCTTCCTTGGCTTCCCCAATGCTGGCTCAGCTGAGAACTTCCTCCAGTTTGGGCTGGAGAGCCTGCTGATGTCCCCCACCTACTTGTCCCTGCGGGAGCTGGACAGCTACTCAGACAACCTGGGGGACTATGCCCGGGAGCTGCGGGAGACGGGCAACCAGTACGACCCCAACGAATGTTTCCTGCTGAATGTAACTGTGGCCGTCACCCAGAAAGTGCCGGAGAGGCCATCGCCCAAGACACAGGTGCCAACGGTCAGGAAATACGCCAAGGTGGCCTTAGCCTCCTCCAGCCCCGAGAAGAAGATCCTGAAGAAGGAGCGGGACATGGAGACATTGATCCTGACGCCA CCGCCCGGCACGGCAGACATCGacaaggagggggaggagggccGGAAGGCACGGGAGATCTGCTTCATCAACATCCAGCGGGAGCTGCGCATCCGTGGCGTCTTCTTGCGCCACGAGTTCCCCGCTGTCTATGAGCAGCTCTGCGACTTCGTGGAAAGCAACAAGCGCTTCACACCCACCACCATCTACCCCATTGACAAGAGGACAGGCAAACAGTTCATGTGCATGATCATGGCAGCCTCCGAGCCCCGCACCCTCGACTGGGTGGCCAGCCCCAACCTCCTGGACGACATCATGTGA
- the PHPT1 gene encoding 14 kDa phosphohistidine phosphatase, which yields MAGVALSRVPVVQIDGDGVFKYVLLRVRGAGAPHKDVVRGHGWAEYHADLFERTAEELARHGLSCECLGGGRLAHRPEERKIHVYGYSVGFGRADHAVTTEKLKAEYPDYEITWADEGY from the exons ATGGCGGGCGTGGCGCTGTCGCGGGTGCCGGTGGTGCAGATCGATGGCGATGGCGTGTTCAAGTACGTACTGCTGCGGGTGCGCGGCGCTGGCGCGCCACACAAGGACGTCGTGCGCGGCCACGGCTGGGCCGAGTACCACG CCGACCTATTCGAGCGCACCGCGGAGGAACTGGCGCGGCACGGCCTGAGCTGCGAGTGCTTGGGCGGCGGCCGCCTCGCCCACCGCCCCGAGGAGAGGAAGATCCACGTCTACGGGTACTCGGTG GGCTTTGGGCGAGCTGACCACGCTGTGACCACGGAGAAGCTGAAGGCCGAGTACCCCGACTACGAGATCACCTGGGCAGACGAAGGTTACTGA